GTATCTAGCCAGCAGCCGGCCATCCTCACGGCGCAGTCTGCTCCAGATGAAATCGGCAGCCGCCCCGGCGGCTTTGGCGTATTCCGGCTTTTGGAGCGCTTTGGCTCCCTTCGCCAGCGCCGCGATCATCAGGCCATTCCACGAGGTCAGCACCTTGTCATCCTTGGACGGATGCACACGCTGCTCCCTGTAAGCGAACAGCTTCTCCCGCCACTCCTCGATCCGGGTGCGCAGGGCCAAAGGATTCATGTCCAGCTTGTCCGCAAGCTCTTCCGGAAGGCCTGCAAGCAGATTCGGGATGCTGTATCCCCGCGAAATGCCCTCTTCCGTTATCCCGTACACATGACAGTACGAATGCATATCTTGGACGCCCAGCGCTTCCTCAATTTCTTCCCTGCTGAAAATATAAAATGCGCCTTCCTCACCGTCCGAATCGGCATCCTCCGCCGAATAGAACGCCCCTTCGGGTGAAGTCATCCCGCGCAATACATAAGTGAACAGGCTCTCAGCAACCTCTGAGTACAGCGGCTTTCCGGTGATCTGATAAGCTTCCACATAAGCGGAGGCCAACAGCGCGTTGTCGAAGAGCATTTTTTCAAAATGCGGCACCAGCCATTGATCGTCGGTGGAGTAACGGGCAAAGCCGAACCCGATATGGTCGTAAATACCGCCCTTGTACATGGACTCAAGCGTCTTCTCGACCATGCGCAGTGCCTCCGGTTTGTCGTACGCCTGACTGTAAGCGAGCAGAAAAGACAGATTATGCGGTGTCGGAAATTTCGGAGCCTGCCCGAAACCGCCATAAGTCTCATCAAATATCGTGCTGTACAACCGAAAGGCGTGATGCAGCAGTTCAGCCGACAAGACTGATTCTTCATCGCCGCGATTTTTTAACGCCGTCGCCTGAATTTCGGTTAAAAGATCATCGCCCAGTTGGGTAAGCTTGATGCTGTCCGTCTCCCATTTCATCCGGATCTGATCCATAACCTCCATCAGTCCGAGCTGCCCCATCATCCGCCGCTTCGGAAAATACGTTCCGGCATAGAACGGCTTCTTCTCCGGCGTCAGCACCACTGTTAAGGGCCAACCGCCCCCTCCCGTCATCGCCTGACAGACCGACATATACAGGGAGTCGATATCCGGACGTTCCTCGCGGTCGACCTTGATTGCCACGAAGTGACCGTTCAGCAGCTCTGCAACTTCTTCATCCTGAAAAGACTCTTCTTCCATCACATGACACCAATGACAGGTCGAATAACCGATGGATACAAACACGGGCTTGTTCTCCGCTTTGGCCTTCACGAACGCTTCCTCGCCCCAAGGCATCCAATCCACGGGATTATGCGCGTGCTGGAGCAAATAAGGACTCTTCTCGTTGATTAACCGGTTGGTGTATTTCGGTGGAACGGTTTCTTCGTTCATGGGAACAGCCCCTTTTTTACGTATTTTTCGATAATTATAATATACCCTTTGAAGCCGCACCTAAAAAAATGTGGAGATTTCCGCTCAAAATCAACAATATGTCCATGTTGTGCGCAATTTACGTTTCATCGACAAGCACCAACTTTCTGTCTCTATCATAAACAAGGAAGAAAAGAAGGGCGGGATGCAGTTGCATAAGAAAACCGGCATTGAGCTGCGGGCCATCTTTCTGGCTGCCGTCTGCAGTCAGACTTATACACAATTTACAAATACAGACGGTTCATTCGTTGTTCCATTGAATTACTCGGTCAGTCATACCATTCAGGCAAAATCCATTAGCAATGAATGGGAGCGCTTCGGATTTATTATCGAATCCCCGCAAGAAATTATTATCGCCTTTAGGGGAACCAGTTCCACGTCCGATTGGATCTCGGACATTATCGCCTCTCAAAAGAGGTTTAAATATATCAAGCAGGACTGTCTCACCCATCGGGGCTTCACAGACATCTATTCCTCGGCACGCGATGAGCTATTTTCCGCACTCACCGGGTTGTCGCCAGCTAAGACGCTGTACATTACAGGCCACAGTCTCGGCGCGGCGCTCGCGACATTATGTGCGATTGATATTGCAGCCAATACCGCACACCACTCACCTATCTTGTTTACTTTTGGTTCTCCCCGTGTAGGCGATCCGGCATTTTCTAAAGCTTTCACCGAATATGTCAAGAACAGCTGGCGCACGGCCAACCTCTATGATGTGGTAACCTATACTCCTCCAACCGTCTACAAGCTGCCCAAGCGGGAGAAAAAATACTATTACAGTCATGTCCAGACCTTCTCATCGCTTTCATTTCAGAATGGAGGCATTGGCGCCAATCACATCATCGGAAGCTATTTCGCAGAGCTTTCCCGGCTCCACCCGGCTTTCACCCAATCGTTATGTGTGACGAATCCTGGCTTCTGTCCAGCTACTGAAGCTTCCCCAAATGGACCCCCAAATTCACAGGGGATTAAAAAAGGCAACCCGCTATCGTAAGGGTTACCTAATCATACCTGCATCAGTTTAATACTTATGTGCGGCGCATATAAGCGCGTACCGTGATTGGCGCGAAGATCGCCACAATGACAGCGGCCGGTGACCCCAATCAATTGACGCACGATCTGCGGTTCCTTCACCACATCATGCCCAAAGATGCTCGCCGAACCTGCATCAGGCCGCAATAAGGTTGCCAGCATTCGAATGGTTGTTGTCTTCCCCGCTCCATTTGGACCAAGCACGCCGTAGATCGTACCGGTGCCCACTTTCAGATTAACACCATCCACCGCACGGTTCTCACCAAATGTCTTGACGAGGCCATGCGCTTCGATTGCCCAACTTTCATTGTGCGGCGCAGTGATCGAATTTTGATTCATTTGCTTATCCTCCTATACGACTGAATATATTAATATGGTAACTGACTTATTTAAACCGGATATAAACAAAAAGGTACCCAAGGACTGATCAAAAACTGTAATACTTAACATTACATAGACACCGCATATATCAGGGAACTTGTAAAAATTCGGAAAATATTATAAAACAGAGAAAGAAATTTTCGAGATGAACGCTAACAGATATTAGGGGGGTTATAAGATGAACAAGGAATTGGTTCTCGAAAAAACAAGACAATTCGTAAAAGGAAAACTTGAGGGTGAAGGGTCCGGACATGATTGGTGGCATATTGTCAGGGTTAGTAATAATGCTCTGGACATTGCCAAACAGACCGAAGGAACGGATTGTTTTATTGTTGAATTAGGAGCTTTACTTCATGACATAGCCGACCATAAGTTCGGACACACTGACGATGACAGAAGAAGAATAATTTCGGATTTATTGATTGAATTGGAAGTTTCTTATGAAATCATTGAAGAGGTGATATACATAGCGAATCATATTTCTTTTAAGGGAGGAACCAATAAGCATAAATTGACTACTATAGAAGCCAAAATTGTTCAAGATGCCGATCGGCTCGACGCCATTGGCGCAATAGGTATTGGTAGAGCATTTGCTTATGGAGGACATATCAACAGACCTATGTATAATCCGGCATTTAACAAAGAAACTGCTAAAGATATAGATGGTTGCACCGGAAACGATACAATCAGCCACTTCTATGAAAAACTATTATTATTAAAAGATTTAATGAATACGGAAATTGGAGCACAAAAGGCCCAGATAAGACACGACATTATCGTGGAGTTTTTAAATCATTTCTATGCGGAATGGAATGGAGAAATTTGATAACGAAAAGCCTGCAACCGAAGACTCCATAGGGGGCTTTGTTTGCAGGCTAAACATTAGACTTTAAATTCTAGGTTCTGTTAACGGTTCTGCTGTTGCAATTATTGGACTTTAGCTTCTCCGGTTACTTTACCGTCTACTTTGGCGGAGGCTTGGAAATCCGCGCTTGCATAGAAAATGTTGCCGTCTACCGTTGCGGTTTTATCAAGGGTAAATCCGTTGGCTTGCACGTAAACGTCGCCTTTGATCGTTCCGCCATGGACTTTCAGGTTTTCACTTTTTACAGTGAATTTAGGAACTGTAAGAGTGTAGGATGCAGTGATGTTGCGATCCGCATCTTGCGCATAAAGGGCGATTTTGCGGTAAATATCTTTAGCCGCGTCGCCTTTATCATGGAATTCACCGGCTACTACAACCTCTCCATCGACCGTCAAATCATTAAGAATAGCAATGATCCAGTTTCCGTTTTCGCTTACTGCCGCTTTAAAAGCGTCCGCTTGGTTAACGATGGACGCTGTAGTCGTCGCATCTGCTGCCGGCGCACTCGCTGCAGGACTTGCCGCAGCACTTGCTGCCGGGCTTGCCGCGGAATTAGCCGCTTGATCATTATTACTGCCGCAACCGGACAATACCGCAGCCGCGACACCTGCAACCAACAAACCTTTAACTATATACCCGGCGAAAAATAAATTGAGTTGAGCGATCATGCACAACCCACAAAGAAATAAATTCCAGTATAATAGTCTTCAATACGATGATTATTGGAGACGATACAAATGAGTGTACGAGTTGGTGTGGCAGAAGAACACAAAGCAGCAGCCATTCTGGAAATCAAAGCCGCGATGAAAATAAACAAAGATTTACGGATGCACGAAAGGTATCAGACGATCCTCCTGCTGTTACTTGGCGAATCCTACGAACGAATTTCCGAAGTGACAGGACGAACGGTTGCGACCTTATATAACTACAGCAAAGCTTACCGAGAGCAAGGGATGCAGGGGCTACAAATCGGACGTCCTCCAGGACGACATCGCTTGTTAACTGCTGAACAAGAGCAACAAGTGTATGAAGTGATAACGAATCAAACGCCCGAGGATCAAGGATTTCCTTCCCAGATGAACTGGACTTCTCCACTCGTTCGGAAATGGATCGAACAAAAGTGGAATATTCGGTATTCGGATCGAGGGACACGAGACCTTTTGTACCGTTTGAAGCTTAGCTTTACGAAGCCGACCTACACACTGGCTAAAAGCAGACCCACAGAAACAAGAAGAATTCAAAGAACACTTTCAGGAGTTAAAAAACTCCTCGCTGGGCGCATCGACCGGATTCTGTTTGAAGATGAGTCCATGATCCGGGATTACCAAGCGCTTTCTCGTACCTGGTTTCCCAAGGGGCAGCAAAAATCATTCCCACCTACGGCAAGCATTGGGGAGCGAAGCTGATCGGGACGCTGGATTATGAATCCGGCGAAGTGTTTTGCGTACAAGAAGAACAGTATACCGCCAAAGAATTCTTGTCCTTTCTGGAACGCGTCTTGGAAAAGTATGAAGGCGACCGAATCGTGATGATTTTGGACAATGCACGAATTCATCACGCAGACCTCATCCAGCCTTTTTTAAAAGAACATCAAGCCAAACTCACCTTGGTTTATTTGCCTCCGTATAGTCCGAATTTGAACATGATTGAAGAATTGTGGGGCTGGTTAAAATCATCCGTAATTCATAATGTCTTCTTCGACTCGGTACAAAAAATTCGCAAAGTTGTTCAAGGATTTATCCGTTTGATTAATGAAACGCCCGCTGCCACAGTTGAACGCTTATGTCTTCAATTCTAAATATTAAATGCCGAATATATAGCTTCATAACTTTTTCCCCCTAATTGTGTTTATAAAAAAATTATATATTAAACGATGAGAATAACAAGTGATGTAAGTTACAAATTGGCGAAGTTTTCTACTTTGCATTCTAATCGCTTATTCATCGAATCAGGCTTGTCCTGTCAAACGGTGCAACAGCATCGTCAGAAACCGTCCACTGTCCACTTCAAGGCAAACCTCGACATTACCGTCCTCCGCACGGACAGCGACGGTCCGCCCTGTCTTCGCACGGTGATCGTATTCGACGGTCACTTTCATTTTTTCGGTTTTGACGAGCGAGCGATCGATGAGAATCGAGACGGTGAGCGGGTCATGCATAAACGTTTTATCGGACTTGATAAAATCGAACCAGTACTCCATCTGGCGGGCCAGCGCGGCATTCAGCGGATCTTTCGTCGACTGCAGCCGTTTGCGGTGTTCATCGGTAATAACGACCTGTAGGGTGACGTCCAGTCCGACCATTACGATTGGAGCGCCGCTGTCAAATACAACGGACGCCGCTTCCGGGTCGCTGACAATATTATGCTCAACCACAGGCAGTTCGGCGGCGTTGCGGCCAAGTCTGGTAACGCCGCCCATCAAAATAATTTCTTTGACGTTGTGAGCGATCCTCGGCTCGCGGATCAGGCATGCGGCGATATTCGTTAGCGGTCCGATCGGCACCAGCGTAATTTCGCCCGGATTCGCCATAATGGTATCGATGATGAAATCGACAGCATGGCGCTCTTCGTAAGGAAGCGATTCTTCTTCCTCAATAAGCCCTTTCCCTTCGTGTCCAGCCATCCATACTTCACGGTTGCCGAGCAGCGGCCGATCCAGACCGGCGAATACGCGAACGTCTTTTCTGCCGCCGTGTTGAAGCATTTTGACAACCATACGGGCGCGTAAATCTGCATCTCCGTAAACCGTCGTGACACCTTCGAGCATCAGTTCCGGTGATTTCATCGCCAGCGCAAGCGCCATGGCGTCATCAATATCGCTGCCGATATCCGTGTCGATAATTAAACGGTGCATATCCTATTCCTCTCCTAATGCCTCGGTTATTATCCATCCTGCACCAGCGGTTTTTTGCGATGGCGGAAGTCATGTTATGATTTTATCAAATTTTAAATAAAATTGTTATAAGATTTCGGAATAAAAATGCACCCGATGGAATGTTCATTAGTCTAACCCGAGGGATTCTCTAATGTGCTTCCTAAGGGTGCACTTCACATGATCAGCAGCGCCTTCTTACTTGTTCCATGCTATTTCGTTCATACGGGTTACGCAGCTTTAATCCATAGACCTTCCCCTGACCCATCAGGAAATCGGAAATAAATCCCCCGAAAGGGGGATTTTGTGCTCTAATGTTAAGTTAAAATGCAATGCAAATCTTCCCAAAATACGAGCCCTCCGCCAAGTAACGCAGCGCTTCGACAGCGCGTTCGAATGGAAATACACGGTCAACGACCGGGCGAAGCCCGTTTTGCTGTATTGCCCGGTTCATTGTTTCAAACATGTCACGGCTCCCGACGTTGATTGCTTGCAGGCGCGCTTTTCTTAAAATAGCGGGGATTATTGCAAAACCATCCACCTGGTAGCCCGAAAGACCTCCTACCAAGCTGATCTGCCCGCCTACCCGCAGCGCCGCAATGGACTTGTTCAGTGTAGCCGATCCTCCGAGATCAACGATATGGTCTGCTCCGCGTCCGCCCGTCAGTTCAAGAACGACCCTATCCCATTCAGGCGTTTGTTTGTAATTGATTCCGAAATCCGCACCAAGTCCCTTCGCTCGCATAAGCTTCTCATCGCTGCTTGACGTTACGATTACGGTTGCTCCATGAAGCTTGGCGAATTGAAGCGCGAATAGAGAGACTCCGCCTGTTCCTTGAACGACAACTGTATCGCTTGCTTTGACTTTGCCCTCTTGGGCGATGGCATGCCATGCCGTCACTCCTGCGCAAGGAAGGGCTGCCGCCTCTTCATCCGTCAAATGATCGGGCACACGAACCAATCCTTTCTCGGGAAGTACGGCATATTCCGCAAGCAGCCCATCCAGCGGACTTCCCAGCGCACTCACCCAATTCTCTTGTGTAGCCTCTCCGGAAATCCAACTTTGAGTAAAAATACCGCTCACCCGATCACCAATCTTGAACTTCGTCGTATGCTCTCCTAAAGCGACAACTTCGCCCACACCATCAGAAACCGGAATTAATGGTCTATTCAAATCGGGATTATAAAACCCATCAATTACACCCAAATCTCTGGAGTTAAGAGAAACCGCGCGCATTTTGATGCGAACTTCACCAGGACCAGGAACCGGTATTGGACGCTCTGCTGCCTTTAGTTGATCTATTCCAAATTCACCTTGAATCTCGTATACTTTCATGAGAAATCTCTCCTTTTTCGAATGGTATAGACATACATTAATACATATACTACACTTAAGTAAGGAGGCACTTAATAGTGTCCAGGGAACCTAAAGGTGCACAGGGGGACGTCAGATGAATTCTCCATTTTCGACTAAAATCGTAAAGCCCGATATATCGTTATCTATTTGCGGGTACAGCAAAGTACTTGAGATCGTTTCCAACAAATGGACAGCGTTGGTCGTCTATGCAATGGAAGATGGGATTATTCGGTACGGGGATATAAGAAGACGAATCGAAGGCATATCCAAAAAAATGCTCACCCAAACACTCCGGCAACTGGAACGGAACGGATTGGTGAAACGTGTGATTACGCCTTCCGTCCCACCAATCGTCGAATACTCACTCACTGGGCTGGGAGAATCTTTGCTTGAGCCCATGAGAGCGCTGAATCAGTGGACGAAGGAAAACTACTCCCAGGTTGAACAGGCCAGAGAGAGCTATGATCGAGTTATTAACGAGGAATAGAGCCGCTTAAACTAAACCAAGCAGAGGAGCGCAAGGATGAGCGAAAATAAACTCACCATCACCGCCATTTGTGGAAGTCTTCGAGAAGGTTCTTTTAATAGAAAAGTGTTAACGGCAATGGAAGAGCTTGCGCCGAAGCATTGGGAGATTCGTCGTGCTGACTTGTCGAACCTTCCACTTTACAATGCGGACATTGAGAGCCAAGGCGATCCTCAGTCAGTGGTTGAATTCAAAGAAAGCATCCGGGAAGCGGACGGCGTGCTGATTGTCACCCCAGAATATAATTCGGGAATTCCTGGCGTGTTAAAAAACGCTTTAGACTGGGCTTCGCGTCCGGGTAAAAGCTCCGTGTTGATTCAAAAACCATTTGCGATTGCAGGAGCTACTCCGGGCAGCGGCGGAACAGCGCAGTCACAAGCCCAGGTGAGACAGACACTGCTTGCCATGAATGCCTATACAATGCCGGGGCCGAAAATTCTCATCGGCGGGATTCACGAAAAACTGAATGAAACGACCGGAGAACTGGACGACGAATCCACTCTTCGCCATATCGAAAAATTCCTGATAGCTTTTGAACAATGGATCCATTTTTTCAAGTAACTCCAAAATGAAAGGCATGATGTCAAGATGAGTGAACAAAAAGTGTACTACGGGAAAGATATCAATGTGATTTTTAATTCGGAAGTTTGTATTCATTCCGGTATTTGCGTTAAGGGGTTTCCTGCCGTTTTTAATTTAAGCAAGCGCCCTTGGGTTGATCCCGATACCGCCACTGCGGACGAAATTGCCCAGCATATTGACAAATGTCCAAGCGGAGCGCTGACGTATACACGTCTGGACAGCGAGAATCCAATGAAGAAAGAGGAATTGAACATGCATATTGTTGAACATGATACCGCCCACAAAAGATTCCTTATTCGAGATAAAGGTGCGATTGCCGCCGAAATGACGTATGTAACCTCAAGTCCGGAGCTTTACATTATTGATCATACTCTGGTCGACAATGCATATCGGGGACAGGGGCTTGGGGACAAGCTTGTCAACGCAATGGTGGAATATGCGCGGGAAAACGGTATTAAGATTATACCTTTATGTCCGTTTGCCAAGGGAAGATTTGAGCGTTATTCCGAATACTCGGATGTACTCCACAACTAATCGCTATAATCTATTCAAGTTCATTCCAAAGCTCCCGCAGCGTTATGCTGTTGAAGCTTTTTTCCGTTCCCCGTTCGGCTTGGACGACGTCAAGGACGAATTCACGGGCGCTCCGCCTTTGCGCGATCCGGATTACTTTCAGTGAGCTTTCAGTCAAACTTCAGATAGGTTTAAGCTTCTCATTGGATAATGGGTTCACAGATCGGAACTCGAAGATTGGAGATGAAGACGTGAACAAGAAAAAACCGTATGTGAAGCTTGCCCTTGATGCTGCAATGGGCATTACTTTTGCTCTGCTGTTCAATACTAGGGTGTTTGGAGGGTTGGCCTTTCACGAAATTGCCGGAATCGCCATCGGCTTTGCTATTCTGACTCACATCTTATTGAACCTTAATTTTGTCAAAAAAATCACCCTGCGCCTGTTTGACAAGAGCCTTCCCCGTAAAACGCGTCTTAGCTACGGATTAAATGTGCTGCTGCTATTATCCATGATCTTTGTTATTTTCAGCGGGCTAGTCATTTCCAGAGTAGTTCTTCCGAACTTCCAATTTGGAAACGAACGCTGGTTTGAAGTTTCCCATATGAGCATAGCCTATCTCACGCTTGCTCTGATCGGGATACACATTGGCCTGCACTGGCATTGGGTGATGAAAGTGATGCAAAGGCTGCTGCACCTGAAGATGTCAAAAGCCCGTGCGCGAATTCTAATGACCGGCGCCGCGGTCGTCGTATTGCTGTTCGGTGTGTACCAAGTGTACGCGACTCAATATATTTCCAGGCTTCAGATGGTCGGAAACGTATTCGGCGTCCCGACTGCTGCGGCAGAAGAGCGAGGGATGCAGCGGCGTGATTTTGGTGGAAAGCCCTCCATGAATGACGGATCGGCGCCGACCGAAGGGACGGGTAT
This region of Paenibacillus sp. URB8-2 genomic DNA includes:
- a CDS encoding HD domain-containing protein, with the protein product MNKELVLEKTRQFVKGKLEGEGSGHDWWHIVRVSNNALDIAKQTEGTDCFIVELGALLHDIADHKFGHTDDDRRRIISDLLIELEVSYEIIEEVIYIANHISFKGGTNKHKLTTIEAKIVQDADRLDAIGAIGIGRAFAYGGHINRPMYNPAFNKETAKDIDGCTGNDTISHFYEKLLLLKDLMNTEIGAQKAQIRHDIIVEFLNHFYAEWNGEI
- a CDS encoding lipase family protein, giving the protein MEISAQNQQYVHVVRNLRFIDKHQLSVSIINKEEKKGGMQLHKKTGIELRAIFLAAVCSQTYTQFTNTDGSFVVPLNYSVSHTIQAKSISNEWERFGFIIESPQEIIIAFRGTSSTSDWISDIIASQKRFKYIKQDCLTHRGFTDIYSSARDELFSALTGLSPAKTLYITGHSLGAALATLCAIDIAANTAHHSPILFTFGSPRVGDPAFSKAFTEYVKNSWRTANLYDVVTYTPPTVYKLPKREKKYYYSHVQTFSSLSFQNGGIGANHIIGSYFAELSRLHPAFTQSLCVTNPGFCPATEASPNGPPNSQGIKKGNPLS
- a CDS encoding zinc-dependent alcohol dehydrogenase family protein, giving the protein MKVYEIQGEFGIDQLKAAERPIPVPGPGEVRIKMRAVSLNSRDLGVIDGFYNPDLNRPLIPVSDGVGEVVALGEHTTKFKIGDRVSGIFTQSWISGEATQENWVSALGSPLDGLLAEYAVLPEKGLVRVPDHLTDEEAAALPCAGVTAWHAIAQEGKVKASDTVVVQGTGGVSLFALQFAKLHGATVIVTSSSDEKLMRAKGLGADFGINYKQTPEWDRVVLELTGGRGADHIVDLGGSATLNKSIAALRVGGQISLVGGLSGYQVDGFAIIPAILRKARLQAINVGSRDMFETMNRAIQQNGLRPVVDRVFPFERAVEALRYLAEGSYFGKICIAF
- a CDS encoding NADPH-dependent FMN reductase; its protein translation is MSENKLTITAICGSLREGSFNRKVLTAMEELAPKHWEIRRADLSNLPLYNADIESQGDPQSVVEFKESIREADGVLIVTPEYNSGIPGVLKNALDWASRPGKSSVLIQKPFAIAGATPGSGGTAQSQAQVRQTLLAMNAYTMPGPKILIGGIHEKLNETTGELDDESTLRHIEKFLIAFEQWIHFFK
- a CDS encoding nucleoside hydrolase, which produces MHRLIIDTDIGSDIDDAMALALAMKSPELMLEGVTTVYGDADLRARMVVKMLQHGGRKDVRVFAGLDRPLLGNREVWMAGHEGKGLIEEEESLPYEERHAVDFIIDTIMANPGEITLVPIGPLTNIAACLIREPRIAHNVKEIILMGGVTRLGRNAAELPVVEHNIVSDPEAASVVFDSGAPIVMVGLDVTLQVVITDEHRKRLQSTKDPLNAALARQMEYWFDFIKSDKTFMHDPLTVSILIDRSLVKTEKMKVTVEYDHRAKTGRTVAVRAEDGNVEVCLEVDSGRFLTMLLHRLTGQA
- a CDS encoding winged helix-turn-helix transcriptional regulator; translated protein: MNSPFSTKIVKPDISLSICGYSKVLEIVSNKWTALVVYAMEDGIIRYGDIRRRIEGISKKMLTQTLRQLERNGLVKRVITPSVPPIVEYSLTGLGESLLEPMRALNQWTKENYSQVEQARESYDRVINEE
- a CDS encoding GNAT family N-acetyltransferase — its product is MSEQKVYYGKDINVIFNSEVCIHSGICVKGFPAVFNLSKRPWVDPDTATADEIAQHIDKCPSGALTYTRLDSENPMKKEELNMHIVEHDTAHKRFLIRDKGAIAAEMTYVTSSPELYIIDHTLVDNAYRGQGLGDKLVNAMVEYARENGIKIIPLCPFAKGRFERYSEYSDVLHN
- a CDS encoding polymer-forming cytoskeletal protein, whose product is MIAQLNLFFAGYIVKGLLVAGVAAAVLSGCGSNNDQAANSAASPAASAAASPAASAPAADATTTASIVNQADAFKAAVSENGNWIIAILNDLTVDGEVVVAGEFHDKGDAAKDIYRKIALYAQDADRNITASYTLTVPKFTVKSENLKVHGGTIKGDVYVQANGFTLDKTATVDGNIFYASADFQASAKVDGKVTGEAKVQ
- a CDS encoding thioredoxin domain-containing protein is translated as MNEETVPPKYTNRLINEKSPYLLQHAHNPVDWMPWGEEAFVKAKAENKPVFVSIGYSTCHWCHVMEEESFQDEEVAELLNGHFVAIKVDREERPDIDSLYMSVCQAMTGGGGWPLTVVLTPEKKPFYAGTYFPKRRMMGQLGLMEVMDQIRMKWETDSIKLTQLGDDLLTEIQATALKNRGDEESVLSAELLHHAFRLYSTIFDETYGGFGQAPKFPTPHNLSFLLAYSQAYDKPEALRMVEKTLESMYKGGIYDHIGFGFARYSTDDQWLVPHFEKMLFDNALLASAYVEAYQITGKPLYSEVAESLFTYVLRGMTSPEGAFYSAEDADSDGEEGAFYIFSREEIEEALGVQDMHSYCHVYGITEEGISRGYSIPNLLAGLPEELADKLDMNPLALRTRIEEWREKLFAYREQRVHPSKDDKVLTSWNGLMIAALAKGAKALQKPEYAKAAGAAADFIWSRLRREDGRLLARYRDGEAAYPGYVDDYAFLIWGLTELYEATGTAVYLERALVLTDGLLELFTDEEEGGFFFTGKDAEQLPIRSKELYDGAMPSGNSVAVKTLWKLAAITQDVKLKGVAERTAAVLGKAAMKYPASYGMFLQAMLVMTSGGKEWVLSGKKEDPALHSMISLVQQAYLPDASLLIHWEDPADELATLLPHLKDKPAVGGEATAYVCQDFACREPITSLEAVRELLAKKEQDKQ
- a CDS encoding IS630 family transposase (programmed frameshift), giving the protein MAEEHKAAAILEIKAAMKINKDLRMHERYQTILLLLLGESYERISEVTGRTVATLYNYSKAYREQGMQGLQIGRPPGRHRLLTAEQEQQVYEVITNQTPEDQGFPSQMNWTSPLVRKWIEQKWNIRYSDRGTRDLLYRLKLSFTKPTYTLAKSRPTETRRIQRTLSGVKKLLAGRIDRILFEDESMIRDYQALSRTWFPKGQQKIIPTYGKHWGAKLIGTLDYESGEVFCVQEEQYTAKEFLSFLERVLEKYEGDRIVMILDNARIHHADLIQPFLKEHQAKLTLVYLPPYSPNLNMIEELWGWLKSSVIHNVFFDSVQKIRKVVQGFIRLINETPAATVERLCLQF
- a CDS encoding DUF4405 domain-containing protein, with amino-acid sequence MNKKKPYVKLALDAAMGITFALLFNTRVFGGLAFHEIAGIAIGFAILTHILLNLNFVKKITLRLFDKSLPRKTRLSYGLNVLLLLSMIFVIFSGLVISRVVLPNFQFGNERWFEVSHMSIAYLTLALIGIHIGLHWHWVMKVMQRLLHLKMSKARARILMTGAAVVVLLFGVYQVYATQYISRLQMVGNVFGVPTAAAEERGMQRRDFGGKPSMNDGSAPTEGTGMNQENGFGRRTMESPRGEHGGNLQDTNFVNVIMTYFGIMAVFAGITYYADKWASRRKRALAA